The Micromonospora sp. M71_S20 genome has a window encoding:
- a CDS encoding YccF domain-containing protein, which yields MIRFVLNVLWLVFGGGLVLAAGYGIAALICFALVVTIPFGVASLRLAVYSLWPFGRTVVPKPGAGIASGLANVLWVVLAGWWLALSHILAGIALCVTVIGIPFGIANFKLVPAALWPLGREVIDAP from the coding sequence ATGATCCGGTTTGTGCTCAACGTACTGTGGCTCGTCTTCGGCGGGGGTCTCGTGCTCGCCGCTGGCTACGGCATCGCCGCGCTGATCTGCTTCGCTCTGGTCGTCACGATCCCGTTCGGCGTCGCGTCGCTACGCCTGGCCGTCTACTCCCTGTGGCCGTTCGGCCGCACCGTCGTGCCCAAGCCCGGCGCCGGGATCGCGTCAGGGCTGGCCAACGTCCTCTGGGTGGTGCTGGCCGGGTGGTGGTTGGCGCTGTCCCACATCCTCGCCGGCATCGCCCTCTGCGTCACGGTCATCGGCATCCCGTTCGGCATCGCCAACTTCAAACTCGTCCCCGCCGCGCTCTGGCCCCTCGGCCGCGAAGTCATCGACGCACCATAG
- a CDS encoding GlsB/YeaQ/YmgE family stress response membrane protein — protein sequence MEVTGFFTAIIIGLIIGALGRLVVPGKQTIPIWLTLLIGVVAAILGTLVAGALGVDDTAGVDWIELAIQVVFAAIGVAVAAGAYGRRRIH from the coding sequence GTGGAGGTCACCGGCTTCTTCACCGCGATCATCATCGGCCTGATCATCGGCGCACTCGGTCGGCTGGTCGTACCCGGCAAGCAGACCATCCCCATCTGGCTGACGCTGCTCATCGGTGTGGTCGCCGCGATTCTCGGCACCCTCGTCGCCGGTGCACTCGGTGTCGACGACACCGCCGGTGTCGACTGGATCGAACTGGCCATCCAGGTCGTCTTCGCCGCGATCGGCGTGGCCGTCGCCGCCGGCGCCTACGGCCGCCGCCGCATCCACTGA
- a CDS encoding cation diffusion facilitator family transporter, with the protein MAAEGSTKAVVTALVANLGIAVSKFVAAAVTGSASMLAEGVHSVADSTNQALLLVGGRRARRAPSALHPFGYARERYVYAFIVAIILFTLGGLYALYEGYHKISDPHELTAPLIAVAVLVIAIALESYAMYTAVKEANKVRGNRGWVSFVRHARAPELPVILLEDAGALLGLIFALCGVGLSVLTGNAIFDGIATLCIGVLLVAIAVVLAVETKSLLIGEAALPEEVAAIHTELVSTSGVNRVIHLRTLHLGPEELLVVAKIAVGTAEQGADVAATIDDAEARIRRALPTATTIYLEPDIDRQPTRTDANLTP; encoded by the coding sequence ATGGCGGCGGAGGGCAGCACCAAGGCCGTGGTGACAGCGCTGGTCGCGAACCTGGGCATCGCGGTGAGTAAATTCGTCGCCGCAGCGGTCACCGGGTCGGCGTCGATGCTCGCCGAGGGCGTGCACTCGGTGGCGGACTCCACGAACCAGGCGTTGCTGCTGGTCGGCGGTAGACGCGCCCGACGCGCCCCGTCGGCGCTGCACCCGTTCGGGTACGCCCGCGAACGCTACGTCTACGCCTTCATCGTCGCGATCATCCTGTTCACCCTCGGTGGCCTGTATGCGCTCTACGAGGGCTACCACAAGATCAGTGATCCACACGAGCTGACCGCACCGCTGATCGCCGTCGCCGTACTGGTCATCGCGATCGCGCTGGAGAGCTACGCCATGTACACCGCCGTCAAGGAGGCCAACAAGGTCCGCGGCAACCGAGGCTGGGTCTCCTTCGTACGCCACGCCCGCGCCCCCGAACTGCCAGTGATCCTGCTCGAGGACGCCGGAGCCCTGCTCGGCCTGATCTTCGCGCTGTGCGGTGTCGGCCTCAGCGTGCTCACCGGCAACGCCATCTTCGACGGCATCGCCACACTGTGCATCGGTGTCCTGCTCGTCGCCATCGCCGTCGTCCTCGCCGTCGAGACCAAGAGCCTGCTCATCGGAGAGGCCGCCCTGCCCGAAGAAGTCGCCGCGATCCACACCGAACTGGTGTCCACCTCCGGCGTCAATCGGGTCATCCACCTGCGCACCCTGCACCTCGGGCCGGAAGAGCTCCTCGTCGTGGCGAAGATCGCCGTCGGCACCGCCGAGCAGGGCGCCGACGTCGCCGCCACCATCGACGACGCCGAGGCGCGGATCCGGCGGGCCCTACCCACCGCCACCACGATCTACCTCGAACCCGACATCGACCGACAGCCCACACGCACCGATGCCAACCTGACCCCTTGA
- a CDS encoding CsbD family protein produces MGIDDKIDNASEEAAGRLKEGAGRATDDEQLEAEGRADRTRANLKQAGEKVKDAFKS; encoded by the coding sequence ATGGGTATCGATGACAAGATCGACAACGCCTCCGAAGAGGCCGCCGGCAGACTGAAGGAAGGCGCCGGCCGCGCCACCGACGACGAGCAACTCGAAGCCGAAGGCCGCGCCGACCGGACCCGTGCGAACCTCAAGCAGGCCGGCGAGAAGGTCAAGGACGCCTTCAAGAGCTGA